In Ensifer canadensis, a genomic segment contains:
- a CDS encoding RNA-binding protein, translating to MATTASTDADVLPSDNGPKDKSGSTRTCIVTRESGSPDDLIRFVAGPDGRIVPDLKRQLPGRGCWVKAERALVEKAMAKKLFARALKADVKVDATLADDVDRLLVEQLAGMMNMARKAAQFISGATKTEQAVRGLAALAVFHASDAAADGVRKIDQARKAMSFVVEDETEIPAFRPFTAAEMEGLLGSNAFIHAATLAGQAGEGVVKRAIMLEKYRGSVPVRAEGGAGKPQQ from the coding sequence ATGGCGACCACCGCATCGACTGACGCTGACGTTCTGCCTTCGGACAACGGTCCGAAGGACAAGAGCGGCAGCACCCGGACTTGCATCGTCACGCGCGAGAGTGGCTCGCCCGACGATCTGATCCGCTTCGTCGCCGGACCCGACGGCCGCATCGTTCCCGATCTGAAGCGTCAGCTTCCGGGGCGCGGCTGCTGGGTCAAGGCGGAGCGGGCGCTGGTCGAAAAGGCCATGGCGAAGAAGCTCTTCGCCCGGGCCTTGAAGGCCGACGTCAAGGTCGATGCGACGCTTGCCGATGACGTGGACAGGCTGCTCGTCGAGCAGCTTGCCGGAATGATGAACATGGCGCGCAAGGCGGCCCAGTTCATCTCCGGCGCGACGAAGACGGAGCAGGCTGTTCGTGGATTGGCGGCACTCGCCGTCTTCCACGCGAGTGATGCGGCAGCCGACGGCGTCCGCAAGATTGACCAGGCCCGCAAGGCGATGAGCTTTGTGGTTGAAGATGAAACGGAAATACCCGCGTTCCGCCCCTTCACGGCGGCGGAAATGGAGGGCCTTTTGGGAAGTAATGCTTTTATCCATGCCGCAACGCTTGCAGGGCAGGCGGGTGAGGGTGTAGTGAAGCGCGCAATCATGCTCGAAAAGTACCGTGGATCCGTCCCGGTCCGGGCCGAAGGCGGCGCTGGCAAGCCACAGCAATGA
- the infB gene encoding translation initiation factor IF-2: MTDNNDDKTGGAAGKKTLTLKPSGVSQGTVRQDMGRGRTKAVVVETKKRPFHRPKDERPITPVAAAPAARPAEQRPAQPQPSGRPAPQPQQHQTRQEANQANRPRVGVVLNQLSAGEIDARRRALAEAQIREAEEAVIRAENEARRKREEEARLLQEKEDAARRAAEEAARPAVEPEAKAEEVVEERPVAARAPAAGERRVDNRPQAARPAAAPAAGLPTPAPAGALRGRKVDNEKDEDRSPRPGAGPVRGKVVRPEPAKPVTRPKGDDGRRQGKLTLTTAADEDAGQRARSLSAMRRRQEKFKRSQMQETREKISREVVLPETITIQELSQRMSERAVDVIKYLMKEGQMMKPGDLIDADLAELIAGEFGHTVKRVSESDVEEGIFNVSDIEEELVSRPPIVTIMGHVDHGKTSLLDAIRHANVVAGEAGGITQHIGAYQVEQNGNKITFIDTPGHAAFTAMRARGAQATDIAILVVAADDSVMPQTIESINHAKAAGVPIIVAINKVDKPAANAQKVRTELLQHEVFVESMGGEVLDVEVSAKNGTNLDKLLEAILLQAEILDLKANPNRTAEGTVVEAELDRGRGAVATVLVQKGTLRPGQIIVAGDQWGRVRALVNDKGEHVKEAGPSMPVEVLGLSGTPAAGDKFAVVENESRAREISEYRLRLARDKAVARQSGSRGSLEQMMTQLQTSGLKEFPLVIKGDVQGSIEAIAGALDKLGTDEVRARIVHSGAGGITESDISLAEASNAAIIGFNVRANNQARSAAERGGIEIRYYNIIYDLVDDVKAAMSGLLSPERRETFLGNAEILEVFNITKVGKVAGCRVTEGKVERGVGVRLVRDNVVIHEGKLKTLKRFKDEVSEVNVGQECGMAFENYEDIRAGDTIECFRVEHITRTL, encoded by the coding sequence ATGACCGACAACAACGACGACAAGACAGGCGGCGCAGCAGGCAAGAAGACGCTGACCCTGAAGCCCTCCGGGGTTTCGCAGGGGACCGTGCGTCAGGACATGGGCCGTGGCCGCACCAAGGCGGTCGTGGTCGAAACCAAGAAACGCCCCTTCCATCGCCCCAAGGACGAGCGCCCGATCACGCCGGTTGCCGCGGCTCCCGCCGCACGGCCGGCCGAACAGCGTCCGGCTCAGCCGCAGCCTTCGGGCCGCCCGGCCCCGCAGCCACAGCAGCACCAGACGCGCCAGGAAGCCAACCAGGCGAACCGTCCGCGCGTCGGTGTCGTTCTGAACCAGCTTTCCGCCGGTGAGATCGATGCGCGCCGCCGCGCTCTGGCCGAAGCCCAGATCCGCGAAGCTGAAGAAGCGGTCATCCGCGCCGAGAACGAAGCGCGCCGCAAGCGTGAGGAAGAAGCCCGTCTCCTGCAGGAGAAGGAAGACGCCGCACGTCGCGCCGCCGAGGAAGCAGCCCGCCCGGCTGTCGAGCCCGAAGCCAAGGCCGAAGAGGTTGTCGAAGAGCGCCCCGTGGCTGCTCGCGCACCTGCAGCCGGCGAGCGTCGCGTCGACAATCGCCCGCAGGCTGCACGGCCCGCCGCCGCCCCGGCAGCAGGTCTTCCGACGCCGGCACCGGCCGGTGCTCTGCGCGGCCGCAAGGTCGACAACGAAAAGGATGAGGATCGCAGCCCGCGCCCCGGCGCAGGTCCGGTTCGTGGCAAGGTCGTGCGTCCGGAGCCGGCAAAGCCGGTCACGCGCCCGAAGGGTGACGATGGTCGCCGCCAGGGCAAGCTGACGCTGACCACCGCTGCCGACGAGGATGCCGGCCAGCGCGCCCGCTCGCTGTCGGCGATGCGTCGCCGCCAGGAGAAGTTCAAGCGCAGCCAGATGCAGGAGACCCGCGAGAAGATTTCGCGCGAAGTCGTTCTGCCGGAAACCATCACGATTCAGGAACTGTCGCAGCGCATGTCCGAACGCGCCGTCGACGTCATCAAGTACCTGATGAAGGAAGGCCAGATGATGAAGCCCGGCGATCTGATCGATGCCGACCTGGCTGAACTCATCGCCGGCGAATTCGGCCACACCGTCAAGCGTGTTTCCGAGTCCGACGTCGAAGAAGGCATCTTCAACGTTTCCGACATCGAGGAAGAACTGGTCTCGCGTCCGCCGATCGTCACGATCATGGGTCACGTCGACCACGGCAAGACCTCGCTGCTCGACGCCATCCGTCATGCCAACGTGGTTGCCGGCGAAGCGGGTGGCATCACCCAGCACATCGGCGCCTACCAGGTCGAGCAGAACGGTAACAAGATCACCTTCATCGACACACCCGGCCACGCGGCGTTCACCGCCATGCGTGCCCGTGGTGCCCAGGCGACCGACATTGCCATCCTGGTGGTTGCGGCCGACGACAGCGTGATGCCGCAGACGATCGAATCCATCAACCACGCCAAAGCGGCCGGTGTTCCGATCATCGTGGCGATCAACAAGGTCGACAAGCCGGCGGCCAATGCCCAGAAGGTTCGCACCGAACTTCTGCAGCATGAAGTCTTCGTCGAATCCATGGGCGGTGAAGTTCTCGACGTGGAAGTCTCGGCGAAGAACGGCACCAACCTCGACAAGCTGCTCGAAGCGATCCTGCTCCAGGCCGAAATCCTCGACCTCAAGGCCAATCCGAACCGGACAGCCGAAGGTACTGTGGTTGAAGCCGAACTCGACCGTGGCCGCGGCGCCGTCGCAACCGTGCTCGTTCAGAAGGGTACGCTGCGTCCGGGCCAGATCATCGTTGCCGGCGACCAGTGGGGCCGTGTGCGCGCCCTGGTCAACGACAAGGGTGAACACGTCAAGGAAGCCGGTCCGTCGATGCCGGTCGAAGTTCTCGGCCTGTCGGGCACGCCGGCAGCAGGCGACAAGTTCGCCGTCGTCGAAAACGAAAGCCGCGCTCGCGAGATCTCGGAATACCGCCTGCGGCTTGCCCGCGACAAGGCAGTTGCCCGTCAGTCCGGTTCGCGCGGTTCGCTCGAGCAGATGATGACCCAGCTCCAGACCTCCGGTCTCAAGGAGTTCCCGCTCGTCATCAAGGGCGACGTGCAAGGCTCGATCGAAGCGATCGCCGGTGCGCTGGACAAGCTCGGAACCGACGAAGTGCGTGCGCGCATCGTCCATTCGGGTGCTGGCGGTATCACCGAGTCGGATATCTCGCTCGCAGAAGCATCGAACGCCGCCATCATCGGCTTCAACGTTCGTGCCAACAATCAGGCCCGTTCGGCAGCCGAGCGTGGAGGCATCGAAATCCGCTACTACAACATCATCTACGATCTGGTGGATGACGTTAAGGCGGCGATGTCCGGTCTGCTTTCGCCCGAGCGTCGCGAAACCTTCCTCGGCAACGCCGAGATCCTTGAGGTGTTCAACATCACCAAGGTCGGCAAGGTCGCGGGTTGCCGCGTCACCGAAGGCAAGGTCGAGCGCGGCGTCGGCGTCCGTCTGGTTCGCGACAACGTCGTCATCCACGAAGGCAAGCTCAAGACGCTCAAGCGCTTCAAGGACGAAGTCTCGGAAGTCAACGTCGGTCAGGAATGCGGTATGGCGTTCGAGAACTACGAAGACATCCGCGCAGGCGACACGATCGAGTGCTTCCGCGTCGAACACATCACGCGGACGCTGTAA
- the rbfA gene encoding 30S ribosome-binding factor RbfA — translation MTRATSSAPSQRMLRIGEQVRAAITQVLQRGDVRDPVIEKTLIAISEVRMSTDLRIATAFVTPLGVPNHAEVIEALNKNAKYIRGRLGPHLRQLKYMPEVRFRDDTSFDNYKKIDALLRSPEVSRDLDPNTDDEE, via the coding sequence ATGACCAGAGCCACATCCTCTGCCCCCTCCCAGCGCATGCTGCGCATCGGTGAACAGGTGCGCGCCGCGATCACGCAGGTTCTACAGCGGGGCGACGTCCGCGATCCCGTGATCGAGAAGACGCTGATCGCGATCTCCGAAGTGCGCATGTCGACCGACCTGAGGATCGCGACCGCCTTTGTGACGCCGCTCGGCGTTCCCAATCATGCTGAGGTCATCGAGGCGCTGAACAAGAACGCCAAGTACATTCGCGGCCGCCTCGGCCCGCATTTGCGCCAGTTGAAGTACATGCCCGAAGTTCGCTTCCGCGACGATACCAGCTTCGACAACTACAAGAAGATCGATGCCCTGCTTCGTTCGCCCGAAGTCAGCCGCGACCTCGATCCGAATACCGACGACGAAGAATAG
- the truB gene encoding tRNA pseudouridine(55) synthase TruB translates to MSKPRKPKGRPISGWLILDKPLDFGSTEAVSKIKWLFKAQKAGHAGTLDPLASGMLPIALGDATKTVPYVMDGRKIYEFTVAWGEERSTDDLEGQVTHSSDARPTEEAIRALLPNYTGVISQVPPQFSAIKIDGERAYDLARDGETVDIPAREVEVFRLTLLGAAPNLAQFEIECGKGTYVRSIARDMGRDLGCFGHIASLRRTFVAPFGEDDMVPLADLVALEKIEDEDERLAALDAFVIETGEALSSLPHIAVSDDQAHRLKMGNPIILRGRDAPLATPEAYATTRGKLIAIGEIAEGEFRPKRVFAVG, encoded by the coding sequence ATGTCCAAACCGCGTAAACCCAAGGGCCGTCCGATCTCGGGCTGGCTGATCCTCGACAAGCCGCTCGATTTCGGCTCGACCGAAGCCGTTTCCAAGATCAAGTGGCTGTTCAAGGCGCAGAAGGCCGGCCATGCCGGCACGCTCGATCCACTGGCGTCCGGCATGCTGCCGATCGCTCTTGGCGACGCGACCAAGACCGTCCCCTATGTCATGGATGGCCGCAAGATCTATGAATTTACGGTCGCCTGGGGCGAAGAGCGCTCGACCGACGATCTCGAAGGCCAGGTGACGCATTCTTCGGACGCACGCCCGACCGAAGAGGCGATCCGCGCCCTCTTGCCGAACTATACCGGCGTTATCAGCCAGGTGCCGCCGCAGTTCTCTGCGATCAAGATCGACGGCGAGCGCGCCTACGATCTCGCCCGCGATGGCGAGACCGTCGATATCCCGGCACGCGAAGTCGAGGTGTTCCGCCTGACGCTGCTCGGCGCCGCGCCCAATCTCGCCCAGTTCGAGATCGAATGCGGCAAGGGCACTTATGTTCGCTCGATCGCCCGCGACATGGGCCGCGATCTAGGCTGTTTCGGCCACATCGCTTCGCTGCGGCGCACCTTCGTCGCGCCGTTCGGCGAGGATGACATGGTGCCGCTCGCCGATCTGGTGGCACTCGAAAAGATCGAAGACGAGGACGAGCGGCTGGCAGCCCTCGATGCGTTCGTCATCGAAACCGGCGAGGCGCTGTCCAGCCTGCCGCATATCGCCGTCAGCGACGACCAGGCGCATCGGCTGAAGATGGGCAATCCTATCATCCTGCGTGGCCGAGACGCGCCTCTGGCAACGCCAGAAGCCTATGCGACCACCCGCGGCAAGCTGATCGCCATCGGTGAGATCGCCGAAGGCGAGTTCCGCCCGAAGCGGGTCTTTGCCGTCGGCTGA